Proteins encoded within one genomic window of Flavobacterium gilvum:
- a CDS encoding M1 family metallopeptidase, with amino-acid sequence MRKTLLLFIIPTILLAQEKAVTPTVKQPGKYDTNKFSQMYDLLATPNMFRTAAGAPGPAYYQQQADYKIDVELDDKNAKLSGSETITYYNNSPDNLEYLWVQLDQNQAAKNSQTPLAENEKIETVLSVNKFANEYLKAGLDRGFKIEYVKDVKGNPLSYTINQTMMRINLATPMKPGTTMSFSIKWWYNINNYQQDGGRSGYELFEKDGNKLYVIAQFYPRMAVYNDVEGWQNMQFWGGGEFALPFGNFDVNITVPADHVVDATGELMNRAEVFTPEQVKRYQLAQKSFDKPVVIVTQSEAEAAEKGFSDKKKTWKFSAKNVRDFGIATSRKFIYDAMAVQLAGKVVMAESVYPKEANPLWGETSTKTVAHTIKSYSSHTFDYPYPKAVSVSAEDQGMEYPMICWNFGRPDENGVTSEQIKNGMIGVVIHEVGHNFFPMIVNSDERQWTWMDEGLNSFMEYMAEQELSPNFPSRRGPAKNIVPYMSGDQKFLEPIMSNSENIIQFGNNAYGKPATGLNILRETIMGRELFDYAFKIYADRWKFKHPTPEDFFRTMEDASAVDLDWFFRGWFYSTDFVDIGINDVKQYFVTENPTAALKDAKVKKGRFGVEKGPFVYLVAGDNPELNPASKKPLQIEEVSSLSEYVNLKLTAEDKASLKKPKYFYEVEFNKPGGMPMPIIVQITYEDGTMDNYKYPAQIWRQNNETAKKVYATTKAIKQIQIDPKLETADIDVTNNTWPKVETKSKFD; translated from the coding sequence ATGAGAAAAACGTTACTCTTATTTATTATTCCAACCATTTTATTGGCACAAGAAAAAGCAGTTACCCCAACTGTAAAGCAACCAGGGAAATATGATACCAATAAATTTAGCCAAATGTATGATTTATTGGCAACTCCCAATATGTTTCGTACAGCGGCTGGAGCTCCAGGTCCTGCATACTATCAGCAACAGGCAGACTATAAAATTGATGTGGAACTGGATGATAAAAATGCAAAATTAAGCGGTTCTGAAACGATTACGTATTATAACAATTCACCAGATAATTTAGAGTATTTATGGGTGCAGTTGGACCAAAACCAAGCTGCCAAAAACTCTCAGACACCATTGGCAGAAAATGAAAAAATAGAGACTGTTTTGTCTGTGAATAAATTTGCAAATGAGTATTTGAAAGCGGGATTGGATCGTGGTTTTAAAATTGAATATGTAAAAGATGTAAAAGGAAATCCGTTGTCTTATACCATCAATCAAACGATGATGCGAATTAATTTGGCTACGCCAATGAAGCCCGGAACCACTATGTCTTTTTCAATAAAATGGTGGTATAATATCAATAATTATCAGCAGGATGGAGGTCGTTCCGGTTATGAATTATTCGAAAAAGACGGAAACAAGTTGTATGTTATTGCTCAGTTTTATCCAAGAATGGCGGTTTATAATGATGTCGAAGGCTGGCAAAACATGCAATTTTGGGGTGGTGGAGAATTTGCATTACCGTTTGGGAATTTTGATGTAAATATCACGGTTCCTGCAGATCACGTTGTGGATGCTACAGGTGAATTGATGAACAGAGCCGAAGTGTTTACCCCAGAACAAGTAAAAAGATATCAATTGGCTCAAAAATCATTTGATAAACCGGTAGTTATCGTAACTCAGTCTGAAGCAGAAGCTGCCGAAAAAGGATTTTCTGATAAAAAGAAAACATGGAAATTCAGTGCTAAGAATGTTAGAGATTTTGGAATAGCCACTTCGAGAAAATTTATTTATGATGCTATGGCGGTTCAATTGGCTGGGAAAGTTGTCATGGCAGAATCGGTTTATCCAAAAGAGGCCAATCCGCTTTGGGGAGAAACATCAACAAAGACTGTTGCTCACACGATAAAAAGTTATTCTTCGCACACTTTTGATTATCCTTATCCAAAAGCGGTTTCTGTTTCAGCTGAAGATCAGGGAATGGAGTATCCTATGATTTGCTGGAATTTTGGTCGTCCCGATGAGAATGGAGTAACAAGCGAACAAATTAAAAACGGAATGATAGGAGTGGTGATTCACGAGGTTGGACATAACTTTTTTCCGATGATTGTGAATTCTGATGAGCGACAATGGACTTGGATGGACGAAGGATTAAATTCGTTTATGGAATATATGGCAGAGCAGGAGTTAAGTCCAAACTTTCCTTCTAGGCGAGGTCCTGCAAAGAATATCGTTCCGTATATGAGTGGTGACCAAAAATTTTTGGAACCAATTATGTCCAATTCCGAAAATATAATTCAGTTTGGAAATAATGCTTATGGAAAACCAGCTACAGGTCTTAATATTCTTAGAGAAACAATTATGGGGCGTGAGTTGTTTGATTATGCCTTCAAAATTTATGCTGATAGATGGAAATTCAAGCACCCTACTCCTGAAGATTTTTTCAGAACGATGGAGGATGCTTCAGCAGTCGATTTGGATTGGTTTTTTAGAGGTTGGTTTTACTCTACAGACTTTGTGGATATTGGTATTAATGATGTAAAACAATATTTTGTAACTGAAAATCCAACCGCAGCACTAAAAGATGCTAAAGTAAAAAAAGGACGTTTTGGAGTAGAAAAAGGACCTTTTGTATATTTAGTTGCTGGAGATAATCCAGAATTGAATCCTGCTTCGAAAAAACCGTTACAAATTGAAGAAGTGAGTTCACTTTCGGAATATGTAAACTTAAAGCTTACTGCAGAAGATAAGGCTTCCTTGAAAAAACCAAAATACTTTTATGAAGTAGAATTCAATAAACCGGGTGGAATGCCAATGCCTATAATTGTTCAGATTACGTATGAAGACGGAACAATGGATAATTATAAATATCCAGCTCAAATTTGGAGACAAAATAATGAAACGGCAAAGAAAGTATACGCTACTACAAAAGCCATTAAGCAAATTCAAATCGATCCAAAACTTGAAACCGCAGATATTGATGTAACTAACAATACTTGGCCAAAAGTAGAAACGAAATCAAAGTTTGATTAA